One stretch of Catenulispora sp. EB89 DNA includes these proteins:
- a CDS encoding FBP domain-containing protein — protein MEPITEREIRTSFVNCSKGEAQRLGLPADFADKPWADLDFLGWRDPGAPERAYLVVQHEGRTVGISLRASGGSARGFSARSMCSICLTTRTGGGVVLMTARRIGESGRNGNSVGQYLCSDLQCSLFVRGIKGSANGHDLDETVDVDSRIARADDNLRAFLKRIFTE, from the coding sequence ATGGAACCGATCACCGAGCGCGAGATCCGCACCAGCTTCGTCAACTGCTCCAAGGGCGAGGCCCAGCGGCTCGGGCTGCCCGCCGACTTCGCCGACAAGCCGTGGGCCGACCTGGACTTCCTGGGCTGGCGCGATCCCGGCGCCCCCGAGCGCGCCTACCTGGTGGTCCAGCACGAGGGCCGCACGGTCGGCATCTCGCTGCGCGCCTCCGGCGGCTCGGCCCGCGGCTTCAGCGCCCGCAGCATGTGCTCGATCTGCCTGACCACCCGCACCGGCGGCGGCGTGGTGCTGATGACCGCGCGGCGGATCGGCGAGTCCGGCCGCAACGGGAACTCGGTCGGCCAGTATCTGTGCTCTGATCTGCAGTGTTCGTTGTTCGTACGCGGGATCAAGGGCTCCGCGAACGGCCACGACCTGGACGAGACGGTGGACGTGGACAGCCGGATCGCCCGCGCCGACGACAATCTGCGCGCGTTCCTGAAGCGGATCTTCACGGAGTAG
- the gndA gene encoding NADP-dependent phosphogluconate dehydrogenase, which yields MQASAQIGVTGLAVMGRNLARNFARHGYTVALHNRTATRTHALVEEFGSEGTFVPTSDPEEFVAALEKPRRLMIMVKAGEATDAVIDEFAPLLEPGDMIIDGGNAHFLDTRRREKALREQGIHFVGSGVSGGEEGALHGPSVMPGGSAESYAVLGPMLEAISAKVDGEPCCTHIGTDGAGHFVKMVHNGIEYADMQLIAEAYDLLRHVADYTPAQIADVFRVWNKGRLNSYLIEITAEILAHTDAGTDKPFVDIVRDAAEQKGTGRWTVQTALDLGSPVTAIAQATFARVASSRTALREAYRQLPGGTEHPLRPHEAERYVATVEHALYASKVIAYDQGWTMIKDAAEEFGWDIDLGSVAAIWRGGCIIRAAFLDRIRAAYTTDASLPSLLSEPEFADEISKAQVPWREVIAAATRRGIPVPAFSAALAYYDTLRAERLPAALIQGQRDFFGAHTYHRTDRDGAFHTLWAEPGRPEVEA from the coding sequence ATGCAGGCATCAGCGCAAATCGGCGTCACCGGACTCGCCGTCATGGGCCGCAACCTGGCGCGGAACTTCGCCCGGCACGGCTACACCGTCGCCCTTCACAACCGTACGGCCACTCGTACCCACGCTCTCGTCGAGGAGTTCGGGAGCGAGGGGACGTTCGTCCCGACTTCAGACCCCGAGGAGTTCGTCGCGGCGCTCGAGAAACCCCGGCGCCTGATGATCATGGTGAAGGCCGGGGAGGCCACCGACGCCGTGATCGACGAGTTCGCCCCGCTGCTGGAGCCCGGCGACATGATCATCGACGGCGGCAACGCGCACTTCCTGGACACCCGGCGCCGCGAGAAGGCGCTGCGCGAGCAGGGCATCCACTTCGTCGGCTCCGGCGTCTCCGGCGGCGAGGAGGGTGCGCTGCACGGCCCCTCGGTCATGCCCGGCGGCTCCGCGGAGTCCTACGCCGTGCTCGGGCCGATGCTGGAGGCGATCAGCGCCAAGGTGGACGGCGAGCCGTGCTGCACGCACATCGGCACCGACGGCGCCGGGCACTTCGTGAAGATGGTGCACAACGGCATCGAGTACGCCGACATGCAGCTCATCGCCGAGGCCTACGACCTGCTGCGGCACGTCGCGGACTACACCCCGGCGCAGATCGCGGACGTCTTCCGGGTCTGGAACAAGGGCCGGCTGAACTCCTACCTGATCGAGATCACGGCCGAGATCCTGGCGCACACCGACGCCGGGACCGACAAGCCGTTCGTGGACATCGTGCGCGACGCCGCCGAGCAGAAGGGCACCGGCCGCTGGACCGTGCAGACCGCGCTGGACCTCGGCTCGCCGGTGACCGCGATCGCGCAGGCCACGTTCGCCCGCGTGGCCTCCAGCCGGACCGCGCTGCGCGAGGCGTACCGGCAGCTGCCCGGCGGCACCGAGCACCCGCTGCGGCCGCACGAGGCCGAGCGCTACGTCGCCACCGTCGAGCACGCGCTCTACGCGTCCAAGGTCATCGCCTACGACCAGGGCTGGACGATGATCAAGGACGCCGCCGAGGAGTTCGGCTGGGACATCGACCTGGGGAGCGTCGCGGCGATCTGGCGCGGCGGCTGCATCATCCGCGCGGCGTTCCTGGACCGGATCCGGGCCGCGTACACCACCGACGCGTCGCTGCCGAGCCTGCTGTCCGAGCCGGAGTTCGCCGACGAGATCTCCAAGGCCCAGGTGCCGTGGCGGGAGGTCATCGCCGCGGCGACGCGCCGCGGGATCCCGGTCCCGGCGTTCTCGGCGGCGCTGGCGTACTACGACACGCTGCGCGCCGAGCGGCTGCCGGCGGCTTTGATCCAGGGGCAGCGGGACTTCTTCGGGGCGCACACGTACCACCGGACCGATCGCGACGGCGCGTTCCACACGCTGTGGGCGGAGCCGGGGCGGCCTGAGGTCGAGGCCTGA
- the fabG gene encoding 3-oxoacyl-ACP reductase FabG has product MTDQTTAAPHDTPRTAIVTGAARGIGAAVAARLAADGHAVAVVDLDETACADTVAAITKAGGRALAVGCDVSDEEQVAAAVTRIAAELGAPTILVNNAGILRDNLLFKMTVGDWDAVMNVHLRGAFLMSRAAQKHMVDAGFGRIVNLSSTSALGNRGQANYAAAKAGMQGFTKTLAIELGKFGVTANAIAPGFIETDMTKATAARMGVDFDVFREVAISQIPVGRSGKPEDIAAVASFLVREDAGFVSGQVIYAAGGPKD; this is encoded by the coding sequence ATGACCGACCAGACCACCGCCGCCCCGCACGACACCCCGCGCACCGCGATCGTCACCGGAGCCGCCCGCGGCATCGGCGCGGCCGTGGCCGCCCGGCTGGCCGCCGACGGGCACGCGGTCGCCGTCGTCGACCTGGACGAGACCGCGTGCGCGGACACCGTCGCGGCGATCACCAAGGCCGGCGGCAGGGCGCTGGCCGTGGGCTGCGACGTGTCCGACGAGGAGCAGGTGGCCGCGGCGGTCACCCGGATCGCCGCCGAGCTCGGCGCGCCCACGATCCTGGTCAACAACGCCGGGATCCTGCGCGACAACCTGCTGTTCAAGATGACCGTCGGGGACTGGGACGCGGTGATGAACGTCCACCTGCGCGGCGCGTTCCTGATGTCGCGGGCCGCCCAGAAGCACATGGTGGACGCCGGGTTCGGCCGGATCGTGAACCTGTCCAGCACCTCGGCGCTGGGCAACCGGGGCCAGGCGAACTACGCCGCGGCGAAGGCCGGCATGCAGGGCTTCACCAAGACGCTGGCGATCGAGCTCGGCAAGTTCGGCGTCACCGCCAACGCCATCGCGCCGGGCTTCATCGAGACCGACATGACCAAGGCCACCGCGGCTCGGATGGGCGTCGACTTCGACGTCTTCCGCGAGGTCGCGATCAGCCAGATCCCGGTCGGCCGCTCCGGCAAGCCCGAGGACATCGCGGCCGTGGCCTCGTTCCTGGTGCGCGAGGACGCCGGGTTCGTCTCCGGCCAGGTGATCTACGCGGCCGGCGGGCCGAAGGACTGA
- a CDS encoding amidohydrolase has translation MTEPARAAAADLLRGLEDVLPGLRDLYKDLHEHPELSFQEVRTAGIVVERLRAAGWDVTEGLGGTEKIAGTGVVGVLHGGLSDGLNGSAEAPVILLRADMDALPVREETGLPYASTVTATDLDGTEVPVMHACGHDVHVTCLLGVTDLLAANRASWGGTVVAVFQPAEEVGGAPKMIEDGFPDRFPRPEICLGQHVGPAPAGLVGTRPGPVMSSCDTLRVKIFGRGGHGSMPEATIDPVVIAAAIVMRLQTIVSREIAASRSAVVTVGSIHAGTRGNVIPDDAELAVTVRTTTPAVREKVLAAITRVVNAEAAASGAERMPEITPLDELPLLVNDQAATDVVLDAFRTLLGPDRVFVLPSTLTGSEDFGHFGATLGVPSVFWHFGGLDLADFTEQDILSLLEDGVPATLPSNHSPKFAPAIDPTLEVGVRLMVAAASAWLAGTPAAE, from the coding sequence ATGACCGAGCCCGCCAGAGCAGCCGCTGCCGACCTTTTGCGTGGGCTGGAGGATGTCCTCCCAGGACTGCGCGACCTCTACAAGGATCTCCATGAGCATCCCGAGCTCTCCTTTCAGGAGGTCCGGACAGCGGGCATCGTCGTGGAGCGGCTGCGCGCGGCGGGGTGGGACGTCACCGAAGGGCTCGGCGGCACGGAGAAGATCGCCGGTACCGGCGTCGTGGGCGTGCTCCACGGTGGCCTGAGCGATGGCCTGAACGGCTCAGCCGAAGCCCCGGTGATCCTGCTCCGCGCCGACATGGACGCCCTCCCGGTCCGCGAGGAGACCGGCCTCCCCTACGCCTCCACCGTCACCGCCACCGATCTCGACGGCACCGAGGTCCCGGTGATGCACGCCTGCGGCCACGACGTCCACGTCACCTGCCTGCTCGGCGTCACCGACCTGCTGGCCGCCAACCGCGCGTCCTGGGGCGGCACGGTGGTGGCCGTCTTCCAGCCGGCCGAGGAGGTCGGCGGCGCGCCGAAGATGATCGAGGACGGCTTCCCCGACCGCTTCCCCCGCCCCGAGATCTGCCTCGGGCAGCACGTCGGCCCGGCGCCGGCCGGGCTGGTCGGCACTCGCCCCGGCCCGGTGATGAGCTCCTGCGACACGCTGCGCGTCAAGATCTTCGGGCGTGGCGGGCACGGGTCGATGCCCGAGGCGACCATCGACCCGGTGGTCATCGCCGCCGCGATCGTCATGCGGTTGCAGACGATCGTGTCCCGCGAGATCGCGGCGAGCCGGTCGGCCGTGGTCACCGTCGGCTCCATCCACGCCGGCACCCGCGGCAACGTCATCCCGGACGACGCCGAGCTCGCCGTCACCGTCCGCACCACCACGCCGGCGGTGCGGGAGAAGGTGCTGGCCGCGATCACGCGCGTGGTGAACGCCGAGGCCGCCGCCTCCGGGGCGGAGCGGATGCCGGAGATCACGCCGCTGGACGAGCTGCCGCTGCTGGTGAACGACCAGGCGGCGACCGACGTGGTGCTCGACGCGTTCCGCACGCTGCTCGGCCCGGACCGGGTGTTCGTGCTGCCGAGCACGCTGACCGGCAGCGAGGACTTCGGGCACTTCGGCGCCACGCTCGGCGTCCCGTCCGTGTTCTGGCACTTCGGCGGCCTGGACCTCGCCGACTTCACCGAGCAGGACATCCTGTCCCTGTTGGAGGACGGGGTGCCGGCCACGCTGCCCAGCAACCACTCCCCGAAGTTCGCCCCGGCGATCGACCCGACGCTGGAGGTCGGGGTGCGGCTGATGGTGGCCGCCGCGAGCGCGTGGCTGGCGGGCACGCCGGCGGCAGAATAG
- a CDS encoding phosphotransferase family protein: protein MSEASAGPAPEELPGLVSGWLRESGIDHELPLSLTRVGVGQSNLTYAVTDSSGRRWILRRPPLGHLLASAHDVAREARILTALQDSDVPVPQVFGVWDADGVPMVLMEFVDGLVLDREKTVAGVDEPTRHAVGLSIARALAPVHAVDLDKTGLVDLASHKPYAERQLKRWTTQWQHSKTRESADLDTLTARLAAAIPEQRELTLVHGDFHLRNVIVSPRDGAVTAVLDWELCTLGDPLADVGTLLAYWPAAGEAGAGLLSHSMMPGFPSRDELAAAYLDASGRDGSALGFWHALGLWKIAIIAEGVLRRVLDEPRNRASSSAPTTDMIDALITEALRTLP from the coding sequence GTGTCTGAGGCATCGGCCGGTCCCGCACCAGAGGAGCTGCCAGGGCTGGTCTCCGGCTGGCTGCGCGAATCAGGGATCGACCACGAGCTCCCGCTGTCGCTGACCCGGGTCGGCGTCGGGCAGTCGAACCTGACCTACGCGGTCACCGACAGTTCCGGGCGCCGCTGGATCCTGCGCCGCCCGCCGCTGGGCCACCTGCTGGCCTCGGCGCACGACGTGGCCCGCGAGGCGCGCATCCTGACCGCGTTGCAGGACTCTGACGTGCCCGTCCCGCAGGTGTTCGGCGTGTGGGACGCGGACGGCGTCCCGATGGTCCTGATGGAGTTCGTCGACGGCCTGGTCCTGGACCGGGAGAAGACCGTCGCCGGAGTCGACGAGCCGACCCGGCACGCGGTCGGCCTGTCGATCGCCCGCGCCCTGGCGCCGGTGCACGCCGTCGACCTGGACAAGACCGGACTGGTCGACCTGGCCAGCCACAAGCCCTACGCCGAGCGCCAGCTGAAGCGCTGGACGACGCAGTGGCAGCACTCGAAGACCCGCGAGTCCGCCGACCTGGACACGCTGACCGCCCGGCTGGCCGCGGCGATCCCCGAGCAGCGCGAGCTCACCCTCGTGCACGGCGACTTCCACCTGCGCAACGTGATCGTCTCGCCCCGGGACGGCGCGGTCACCGCGGTCCTGGACTGGGAGCTGTGCACGCTCGGCGACCCGCTGGCCGACGTCGGCACGCTGCTGGCCTACTGGCCGGCGGCCGGCGAGGCCGGCGCGGGCCTGCTCAGCCACTCGATGATGCCCGGCTTCCCGAGCCGCGACGAGCTGGCCGCGGCCTACCTCGACGCCAGCGGCCGGGACGGCTCCGCGCTCGGCTTCTGGCACGCGCTGGGCCTGTGGAAGATCGCCATCATCGCCGAGGGCGTGCTGCGGCGCGTCCTGGACGAGCCGCGCAACCGCGCCTCCTCGTCCGCCCCGACCACCGACATGATCGACGCCCTGATCACCGAAGCGCTGAGGACTCTGCCATGA
- a CDS encoding HAD family hydrolase has protein sequence MSTTPRAVLTDFGGVLTSSIFEAFETYSVSVSGDPTLFGTLFRSEPAAGALLVEHECGRIDQAEFERGIAELLAPRGIVVPAPGFVDSFQALLKPDAEMVAAIRALRAAGVPVAIVSNSLGDDAYAGYDLAELADTSVISGEVGVRKPSRAIYEIACTRLGVEPSDCVMIDDLEHNLQGAARLGIVGLHHTDSKRTVATLAEWFGISV, from the coding sequence ATGAGCACCACCCCCCGCGCCGTCCTCACCGACTTCGGCGGAGTGCTGACGTCGAGCATCTTCGAGGCCTTCGAAACGTATTCGGTGTCGGTGTCCGGTGATCCGACGTTGTTCGGGACGCTCTTCCGGAGCGAGCCGGCCGCCGGCGCGCTGCTGGTGGAGCACGAATGCGGCCGGATCGACCAGGCGGAGTTCGAGCGCGGGATCGCCGAGCTGTTGGCGCCGCGCGGGATCGTCGTGCCGGCGCCCGGGTTCGTCGACTCGTTCCAGGCGCTGCTGAAGCCGGACGCGGAGATGGTCGCCGCGATACGTGCGCTGCGGGCCGCCGGCGTGCCGGTGGCGATCGTCTCCAACTCGCTGGGCGACGACGCCTATGCCGGGTACGACCTGGCGGAGCTGGCCGACACGTCGGTGATCTCCGGCGAGGTGGGGGTGCGCAAGCCGTCGCGGGCGATCTACGAGATCGCGTGCACGCGGCTGGGGGTCGAGCCGTCGGACTGCGTGATGATCGACGACCTGGAGCACAACCTGCAGGGCGCCGCACGGCTCGGCATCGTCGGGCTGCACCACACCGACTCCAAGCGCACGGTGGCCACCTTGGCCGAATGGTTCGGTATAAGCGTTTGA
- a CDS encoding enoyl-CoA hydratase, giving the protein MTQSTEAPELVLAERHGAVLLLTLNRPERLNAWNIPLEERYFALLDEAEADDDVRVVVVTGAGRGFCAGADMEDLSQLGTVDPDAITQAQAQAERRPRERPLSFRKPLIAAINGPAAGLGLVQALYCDLRFTTHEAKFTTAFARRGLIAEYGIAWLLPRLVGQSRALDLLMSARVVLGDEARAMGLVDRLLPAESLVAETLAYAADLAENCSPRSMALMKQQVYQAMDSDLPTAIAVADKLMHESFRHPDAAEGVHSYLERRPPRFAPLESA; this is encoded by the coding sequence ATGACGCAAAGCACTGAGGCACCCGAGCTGGTCCTGGCCGAGCGGCACGGCGCGGTCCTGCTGCTCACCCTCAACCGGCCGGAGCGCCTGAACGCCTGGAACATCCCGCTGGAGGAGCGGTACTTCGCGCTGCTCGACGAGGCGGAGGCCGACGACGACGTGCGGGTCGTGGTGGTCACCGGCGCGGGACGCGGGTTCTGCGCCGGGGCCGACATGGAGGACCTGTCGCAGCTCGGCACGGTCGATCCGGACGCCATCACGCAGGCCCAGGCGCAGGCCGAGCGCCGGCCCCGCGAGCGGCCACTGTCCTTTCGCAAACCCCTGATCGCAGCGATCAACGGACCGGCGGCCGGGCTCGGACTCGTGCAGGCGCTGTACTGCGATCTGCGCTTCACGACGCACGAAGCCAAGTTCACGACGGCCTTCGCGCGGCGCGGCCTGATCGCCGAGTACGGGATCGCCTGGCTGCTGCCGCGCCTGGTCGGACAGAGCCGGGCGCTGGACCTGCTGATGTCGGCGCGGGTGGTGCTCGGCGACGAGGCGCGCGCCATGGGCCTGGTCGACAGGCTCCTACCCGCCGAGTCCCTGGTCGCCGAGACTCTGGCCTACGCGGCGGACCTCGCCGAGAACTGCTCGCCGCGGTCCATGGCGTTGATGAAGCAGCAGGTGTACCAGGCGATGGATTCGGACCTGCCGACCGCGATCGCGGTGGCGGACAAGCTGATGCACGAGTCGTTCCGCCACCCCGACGCCGCCGAGGGCGTGCACAGTTACCTGGAGCGTCGTCCGCCGCGGTTCGCGCCCTTGGAGTCGGCATGA
- a CDS encoding TetR/AcrR family transcriptional regulator, whose amino-acid sequence MARAGLSPDVLVTAAAELADEIGFENVTIGVVARRFGVREPSLYSHIRNANDLRVRVAGRALTELADRLSEALAGRSGREALMAFAAAYRDYAKECPGRFAAARMPLPVDSPAADAARRHSDLTRALLRGYALGEPAETDAVRLLGATILGFVTLEAAGSYLHNPRTADASWNAAFEALDMALRNWPETA is encoded by the coding sequence ATGGCGCGCGCCGGACTGTCCCCCGACGTCCTCGTGACCGCGGCCGCCGAGCTGGCCGACGAGATCGGCTTCGAGAACGTCACCATCGGGGTGGTGGCGCGCCGGTTCGGGGTGCGCGAACCGAGCCTGTACTCGCACATCCGCAACGCCAACGACCTGCGGGTCCGGGTCGCGGGCCGGGCGCTGACCGAGCTCGCCGACCGGCTCTCCGAGGCGCTGGCGGGCCGTTCGGGCCGGGAGGCGCTGATGGCCTTCGCCGCCGCCTACCGCGACTACGCCAAGGAGTGCCCCGGCCGGTTCGCCGCCGCGCGGATGCCCCTGCCCGTCGACTCCCCCGCCGCCGACGCCGCGCGCCGGCACTCCGACCTGACCCGCGCGCTGCTCCGCGGCTACGCCCTGGGCGAACCGGCGGAGACCGACGCGGTCCGGCTGCTCGGCGCCACGATCCTGGGGTTCGTCACGCTGGAGGCGGCCGGCTCCTACCTCCACAACCCGCGCACCGCCGACGCCTCCTGGAACGCCGCGTTCGAGGCGTTGGACATGGCTCTGCGGAACTGGCCGGAAACCGCGTAA
- a CDS encoding serine hydrolase, translated as MPNPELEEQAASERSEIPATEPESERSEAAAPAVESAPGSEAAPGRLEKPPAQRAAEATEKPAEKPAEKSADEPPPPPSAEKPRPRRRLRTAAIAAGTVLALGGGTIAAVYATRGNSPPQPDLKIVAPAYRTLAISLPWPQDGETALWAQGIGDLGTCGDQTPVPIASVAKVMTAYVILKDHPLADGQNGPDITVDQQAETESYSRDESSAPVRAGQRLSERSLLELMLVPSANNVARLLARWDAGDQTAFVDRMNNAAAELGMRNTTYTDPSGLDATTRSTAADQLLLAESALTDPTLVTLTGEPSTQVPDDPTVLPNTDSLLGSDGVVGGKTGSSTPAGGALMWAAHRTIDGEDHLVLGVVLHQASGTSPEQGLYQALIVSRRLIEAMV; from the coding sequence GTGCCCAATCCAGAACTGGAAGAGCAGGCGGCATCGGAGCGCTCTGAGATCCCGGCGACCGAGCCGGAGTCCGAGCGGTCCGAGGCGGCGGCGCCAGCGGTGGAGTCGGCGCCGGGATCCGAGGCTGCGCCTGGCCGATTAGAGAAGCCGCCCGCGCAGCGCGCTGCGGAAGCCACAGAGAAGCCCGCAGAGAAGCCCGCCGAGAAGTCAGCCGACGAACCGCCACCGCCACCGTCCGCCGAGAAGCCCCGGCCCCGGCGGCGTCTGCGCACCGCCGCCATCGCCGCCGGCACCGTGCTGGCGCTCGGCGGCGGCACGATCGCGGCCGTCTACGCCACCCGTGGCAACTCGCCTCCGCAACCCGACCTCAAGATCGTCGCCCCGGCCTACCGCACCCTGGCCATCTCCCTGCCGTGGCCGCAGGACGGCGAGACCGCGCTGTGGGCGCAGGGCATCGGGGACCTCGGCACCTGCGGGGACCAGACCCCCGTGCCGATCGCGAGCGTGGCCAAGGTGATGACCGCCTACGTCATCCTCAAGGACCATCCGCTGGCCGACGGCCAGAACGGGCCGGACATCACCGTCGACCAGCAGGCGGAGACGGAGTCCTACTCGCGTGACGAGAGCTCGGCGCCGGTGCGCGCCGGCCAGCGGCTCAGCGAGCGGTCCCTGCTGGAGCTGATGCTCGTCCCGTCGGCGAACAACGTCGCCCGGCTGCTGGCCCGCTGGGACGCCGGCGACCAGACGGCCTTCGTGGACCGGATGAACAACGCGGCGGCCGAGCTGGGCATGAGGAACACCACGTACACCGACCCCAGCGGCCTGGACGCCACCACCCGCAGCACCGCCGCCGACCAGCTGCTGCTCGCCGAGAGCGCGCTGACCGACCCCACCCTGGTCACCCTGACCGGCGAGCCCTCGACCCAGGTCCCGGACGACCCGACGGTCCTGCCCAACACCGACTCGCTGCTCGGCTCCGACGGCGTGGTCGGCGGCAAGACCGGCTCCAGCACCCCGGCCGGCGGCGCCCTGATGTGGGCCGCGCACCGCACCATCGACGGCGAGGACCACCTCGTCCTGGGCGTCGTCCTGCACCAGGCCTCCGGCACCTCACCGGAACAGGGGCTCTACCAAGCGCTGATCGTCAGCCGCCGCCTGATCGAGGCGATGGTCTGA
- a CDS encoding SAM-dependent methyltransferase, translating into MSDEAKWTTPEVDTEVATPARMYDYYLGGKDNFAADREAAEKVLKNMPKVRAFARANRAFLGRAVRGIAAEGVSQFLDVGIGLPGPGGTVASALAARPDARIVGVDNDPIVLAHARARPVDAGIGAATIVKGDLRDPAAILADPQVRGVLDFEQPIGVLLIAVLHFVSDDEDPYGIVSTLMDAVPAGSFLALTHVTGDFDQERLAVSAQAYEKSTAKLTVRSAKETAAFFDGLDLLDPGVVLLPRWRPDGPVPRDADDIWMYGALGRKK; encoded by the coding sequence ATGTCCGACGAGGCGAAGTGGACGACGCCGGAAGTGGACACCGAAGTCGCCACGCCGGCGCGCATGTACGACTACTACTTGGGTGGCAAGGACAACTTCGCCGCCGACCGCGAGGCCGCCGAGAAGGTCCTGAAGAACATGCCGAAGGTGCGGGCCTTCGCGCGCGCCAACCGGGCCTTCCTCGGGCGTGCGGTGCGGGGGATCGCGGCCGAGGGGGTTTCGCAGTTCCTGGACGTCGGCATCGGGTTGCCGGGGCCCGGTGGGACGGTCGCGTCCGCGCTGGCGGCCCGGCCGGACGCCCGCATCGTCGGCGTCGACAACGACCCGATCGTCCTGGCCCACGCGCGTGCCAGGCCGGTGGACGCCGGGATCGGGGCCGCGACGATCGTCAAGGGCGATCTGCGCGATCCGGCCGCGATACTGGCCGACCCGCAGGTGCGCGGGGTGCTCGACTTCGAGCAGCCGATCGGCGTGCTGCTGATCGCGGTGCTGCACTTCGTGAGCGACGACGAGGACCCGTACGGCATCGTCAGCACCCTGATGGACGCGGTCCCGGCCGGCAGCTTCCTGGCCCTGACGCACGTGACCGGCGACTTCGACCAGGAGCGCCTGGCGGTGTCGGCGCAGGCGTACGAGAAGTCGACGGCGAAGCTGACCGTCCGCAGCGCCAAGGAGACCGCCGCGTTCTTCGACGGCCTGGACCTGCTCGACCCCGGCGTCGTGCTGCTGCCCCGGTGGCGCCCGGACGGTCCGGTGCCGAGGGACGCCGACGACATCTGGATGTACGGGGCACTCGGGCGCAAGAAGTAG